The following are encoded together in the Oncorhynchus masou masou isolate Uvic2021 chromosome 5, UVic_Omas_1.1, whole genome shotgun sequence genome:
- the LOC135539357 gene encoding voltage-dependent calcium channel gamma-5 subunit-like: MTLCGRKVLTVLSSVFAVCALGLLGIAVSTDYWLYLEEGVILPLNQSTELRMSLHSGLWRVCFTAGDEKGRCFTIEYVMPTNVQLTSESTVSVLKMIRSATPFPLVSLFFLFIGFVLSNIGHIRPHRTILAFISGIFFILSGLSLVVGLVLYISSINDEMLNRTKTNEAYFSYQYGWSFAFAAISFLLTETAGVMSVYLFMKRYTAEEMYRPHPGLYGPRHSNCSDYSGQFLHPDTWDQHGRSPSSISSEASLQMNHSLHSNYPALLKCPEYDRMSSSPC, translated from the exons ATGACCCTGTGTGGCAGGAAGGTGTTGACAGTGCTAAGCAGCGTGTTCGCTGTGTGCGCCCTGGGCCTGCTGGGCATCGCTGTCAGTACTGACTACTGGCTCTATCTGGAGGAGGGTGTCATTCTGCCCCTCAATCAGAGCACTGAGTTACGCATGTCCCTGCACTCGGGCCTCTGGAGGGTCTGCTTCACAGCTG GAGATGAGAAAGGCCGTTGTTTCACCATTGAGTATGTGATGCCCACCAACGTGCAGCTGACGTCGGAGTCTACAGTTAGTGTGCTGA AGATGATCCGTTCAGCCACTCCCTTCCCCCTGGTTAGTCTCTTCTTCTTGTTCATTGGATTTGTCCTGAGCAACATCGGACATATCCGGCCCCACCGCACCATCCTGGCCTTCATCTCCGGAATCTTCTTCATCCTCTCAG gtCTGTCTCTGGTGGTGGGCCTGGTGTTGTACATCTCCAGTATTAATGATGAGATGTTGAACAGGACAAAGACCAACGAGGCCTACTTCAGTTACCAGTATGGTTGGTCCTTCGCTTTCGCTGCCATCTCCTTCCTGCTCACTGAG ACGGCCGGCGTCATGTCCGTCTACCTGTTCATGAAGCGCTACACGGCCGAGGAGATGTACAGACCCCACCCGGGCTTATATGGGCCACGCCACAGCAACTGCTCCGACTACTCTGGTCAGTTCCTCCACCCGGACACCTGGGACCAGCACGGCCGCAGCCCCTCCAGCATCTCCAGCGAAGCCTCGCTCCAGATGAACCACTCCCTCCACTCCAACTACCCAGCGCTCCTCAAGTGTCCCGAGTATGACCGCATGTCCTCCTCCCCATGCTGA